A segment of the Candidatus Methanomethylicota archaeon genome:
AGGCACCATAAACTTCTGATTTTAAAGGATGTATGGGAGCCAATCCTCCAGCATACATCCAAGCTAATATAAAAAATCCAAAGCTTATATACAAAATTTTCTCCATCCCGCTTATACCAACAGTATTCATTATTCTTATAATATCAGATACATTTGCAAAACCTGTAATACCAAGTAGTAATGCTAAAGCAACAGCAAGTCCAGCTCCACTTATAGCTGAAAAAAATGCATATTTCAATGCAGCTTTATGACTTATACTTGTTCCTGATGCTACAACAACACCTACTACAATAAGACTGCCAATCTCAACTGCAATCCATAAATGATATAAATCATTAGCCATTATTATTATAGCAGCAGAAGCAAATAGTAGAAATATCGTTGCCATATATGGACCTTGGCGTTTTGTTAAACCTACAGTTGCTAATATGACACAGAATACTAGTATTAATGAAGAAATTACAATCATAATTTGTTGTATTGGACCATAAACAAATTCTAATGAAAGTCTAAAAGCAGGTATTCCAGGATCAAATGTAAAAGTAAAAGTATTAGGATCAAAAGCAGGATGACCAGTGAACCAATGATATCCATAGGGCGAAATTATAGAAATTCCTAATGTTATTAAAGCTGATGCAATAGATATATACTTAATAACTTCTTTATCATAAATTGCATTTACTATTACTGCTGTAATTAAAGGAATTATAACAATTAATGGAATTGACCATAAGTTCGATACTAATTCCATCATCTCCTCTCACCCTTTAATATAACTGAGGCTTTTAAAGTCCCATATCTACGATAAAGCATTATAACCAATGCCACAAGAATTGCTGTAGTACTTACACCTATTACTATATTAGTTAGCACTATACCTATTGGAAATACTAAAGCAGCACGCATTGCAAATTCTGTAATAGACATACCCGGTAGTAAAATTGGAACCACTCCACCTTCTATATAGCCTATTGCTACTAAGAGTAAATTAACACCATCAGATAGAAGTGTAAATGCGATTATTTTCTTTATCATGTTATCTAAAAAAACCATACCAGCTATTCCAATTACAATTAATAATGCAGCAGCAATAAAACCTAATAATTGAATAGTTACTTCAATCATTCTTCTTCAGTCCTCCTTGTTTTAAATATTCCAAGTATAATTATTCCAGGTAATAACACTGTTCCAACTATTGCTTGAGTCAAACCTAAGTCAGGTGCAAGTAAAGCTTGAAAGAAAAATGCTAATGCTATACTTTCTGCTCCAGATAAAAATGCAGCTCTAATTAAATCTTTTTGTAATAAAGCTGCAATTGCACCTACTGTTATAGCAATTACTATAACATATCCCATTATAATAAAACTTGAGGATAGTTCAATCATTCTCTAAGCCTCCTTTGATAAGAATAATAATAAGCATTAGCTAATGCATTCCCACAGAAGGGAATAAGTACAAAGAAAAAGAATCCTACGGCCACAAGATCTAATCTAAATATTAATAAACCAGCAAAAATCATAACAAAAGAAGCTACAGTATCAATTACTCCAGTAATATGATTTCTGACATAGAATATATTTGGACCAAATTCATCACCAAATCTAAATAAACCAATACCTGCTAGAATCATTGGTAATGTCCCAGCAAACATTATTCCACCTGCTAATATTTTAGCAATACTTTTTATGGCTAAATAAATATCAATACCTTTAAGATAAAGCATAAATGTTGCTATTACTGAAAGTATTATAACCACTAATAACAATTTTGCTGGTTCTATAATAAATGAACCTTTTCTTATGTTTAAACCTACAAAAGTAATAATTATTAATGCATATATTAAAACAAAAATTTCCTCAATCATTCTCCTTCCTCCATTCTAAACAATCTTGCAAATATTATTGTACCTACAGCACCTAGTACAAGTAAAGCAATAGCCGTATCTCTAGCAAATTCTATTTCAAATAAGATTTGAATTAAATATAAGCTTACACCAGCTGTTGTTGTTAAAGCACTTACTCCCATTAATGAAGTTACTGTCTCTCCTTTTAATGCAAGTCTAATAGCACATAAGCCAGCAAAAGCTGTTGCAATCATAAATATAAAAGCCCCCCAGAAGAATGTAAGATCAGCAATTGTTAAAACATCTATCATTTTTCAATCCACCTCTCAATATATGGTTCTAGTGGAATGATTTCTTCTCTTTTCCTTGGATTTATTACACCTACATAAAGTAATTTCTTTGGAACATCTACATCTATTGTTACTGTACCAGGAGTATAAGTAACACTATTAGCAAGCATTGTCTGAGATAAAGGCTTAGCTAATACTGAATCTATTTCTTGTATTGCAGGATCTATATCACCATTCCAACATCTTTTACATACATCTATAATTGATGCCATAATTTCTCTTATTAATCTTAACCAAAAACGAACACCCCACAAAAATGCCAATTTTATCACCTTGCAACTTTTTTTAATTCTAATAAGAATTTTCTTCCAAAATCCATGTAAATTCCTTCATAACCAGGTTTTACATCTATAGCTACACTCCTATCCTTACCATCTCCAACATATATGATCAAGTGTATTGTTTTACCAAGAGCTTTTTTATGAAGATGAATAATTTTATTTAATGAATCTTCATAAGCTATTTGATAATTTTGAAGTTTTGCAATTTCTTTAATTTTATCATAAAGAGCTTGACCATTCATGTAAAATCTAGCAAAGAGAGGCAATGTCATTTTCTTCACGTCCCTATAGCAATTAGTTTATAACAAGGAAATATTAATAGTTTTTGAGATTATTTATGAAAATTATTACAGACTTTCACATACATAGTCCATATAGTAGAGCCTCTAGTGAAAATATGAATTTGGAAAATTTAGATAAATTTGCCATGATTAAAGGAATAAATGTATTAGGAACAGGAGATTTTACTCATCCTAAATGGAGAGAGAAATTGAGAAATTTAATTGAAGAAAATGGACTATATAGCATAAAAGGAGGAGTAACGAAATTCATAATAAGTGGTGAAGTTTGTACAAATTTTGAATATAATGGAAAAATACGTAGAATACATCATTTAATACTATTACCTTCAATTGATATTGCTGATGAACTTTCTAAAAGACTTTCTAAATATGGAGATCTAAGCATTGATGGAAGGCCAAATTTATCAATGAGTGGAGCAGAATTAGTAGAAGAAGTTGTAGAATTTGGAGAAGATTGTTTAGTAATTCCTGCTCATATTTGGACTCCTTGGTTTTCTCTTTTTGGAGATAAAGGAGGAGTAGACAAAATTGAAGAATGTTATGAAGATCAAACTCCTCACATATATGCTTTAGAAACTGGGTTATCATCAGATCCTCCTATGAATTGGAGAGTAAGTGCTCTTGATTCTTTTACTTTAGTCTCAAATAGTGATAGCCATAGTCCTTTAAGAATTGGAAGAGAAGCTAATATTATTGAAGTAAGAGAATTGAGTTATAAAGAAATTGTAAATGCTATAATGTTTCATAAAGAAAAAGTAATAACTATAGAAGTTGATCCTGCTTATGGGAAATATCATTGGACTGGTCATAGAAAATGTGGAATTTCAATGTCACCAAAAGACTCTATAAAAATTAAGGGAATTTGTCCAATATGTGGTAAAAAAATGACAAGAGGTGTTGCAGAAAGAGTAGAAGAATTAGCTGATAGAACAGAAAATGAATTGCCTGAAAATAGACAAAAATTCATAAGACTTTTACCATTAAATGATTTAATAGCAACTTTAATTAATAAAGATTCCTTATCTAATGAAGTACAAAGAATATATTTTGGCATTATAGAAAAATTCAGCAATGAATTAAAAGTACTCTTAGAAGTTCCTAAAGAAGAGCTTGAAAAAATATGTGGTAAAGAATTGACTAAATTAATTTTAATGAATCGAGAAAATAAGATAACTATTATACCTGGTTATGATGGATTATATGGAAAAATTAAACTACAAGAAGTAGAAATAAAAAAACCTAAAACTCTGGAAGATTATATGAAAGGGGATGAAAATGCCCAGTAGAGATCAATGGTCCAGTAACTTCAGTGAATGGTTTCATAAAGTAATTTTTGAAGTACCTATATATGATACAAGATACCCTGTTAAAGGTACTGGTATATGGATGCCATATGGATTTAAAATAAGAAAAGAAGTACTTGAAATTATAAGAGAAGAATTATTAAAAACAGGACATGAAGAAGTATTATTTCCAACATTAATACCAGAATATATGCTAAAAAAAGAAGGAGAACATATTAGGAATTTTGAAGGACAGGTTTTTTGGATAACACATGGTGGTACCACACCATTAGATGTTAAACTTGCATTAAGACCTACTAGTGAAACTTCAATGTATCCAATGTTTCAATTATGGATAAAAGGTTACTCAGATTTACCAATAAAAATATTTCAAATAGTAAATGTATTTAGATATGAAACAAAAGCTACAAAACCAATGATAAGAGTGAGGGAGATAACTACATTTAAAGAAGCGCATACTGTACATGCAACAAAAGAAGAAGCTGAAAATCAAGTAAAAGAAGGTGTAGAAATTTATAAGAGAATATTTGAAAGATTAGGAATACCATTCATCATATCAATTAGACCTAAATGGGACAAGTTTCCAGGAGCAGAATACTCTATAGCTTTTGATACAATAATGCCAGATGGAAAGGTTTTACAAATAGGTACTGTTCATTTCTTAGGACAGGGTTTTGCTAAAGCCTTTGATATAAAATATATGAATATAGAAGGAAATTATGAATATGTATGGCAAACATGTTATGGAATATCTGAAAGAGTGATTGCTGCATTATTAGCAATACATGGGGATGATCATGGCCTAGTATTACCTAGTAATGTTGCCCCAATTCAAATTGTTATAATACCTATAATATATAAGGGAAAAGAAGAAGAGATTATTAAAACTTGTAGAGAAATTAAAAGCATTCTTGATAATGAAGGATTAAGAGTAATAATAGATGAAAATAGAGAAGAGACGCCTGGTAGTAAATATTTTAAATGGGAATTAAGAGGTGTACCAATTAGAATAGAAATTGGACCAAGAGATGTTGAAAAATCCACAGTAGTACTAGTAAGAAGAGATACTTTAGAAAAAATAATAGTTGAAAGAGAGAAAATAATTGAAGAAGTGAAGAGTTTATTAAAAGTTATTGATAGTAATTTAAAAGAGAGAGGAAGAAAATGGTTAAATGAACATATTTTTAAAGAAAATGATATTAAAAAAGCAATTAATTTATTAGATAATAAAGGTGGTATAATAGAAATTCCATGGTGTGGAAGTGATTCATGTGGACAAGAAATAGAAATGAAAATGGATGCTAGAATCCTTGGTACACCTTATGATTCAAAAGAAATACCAAAATGTACTTGTGCAAATTGTGGACTTAATGCAATAAATTGGGTTAGGATAGCAAAATCATATTAAAAAATAAAAAAATCATAAAGTAAGACCTGATCGATCAACAAAGCCTTTTGTGATACGCTTTGGATTAATCTTTGAAACTATATAGTTAAAAGCAAGTTCAGGATCGCTTTTCTCTCCACATGTGAATATGTCTACAGTAGCATAGTTGAATTCCTTCCAAGTATGTATAGCAATATGACTTTCTAAAATTAGAGCTATTGCAGATACTCCGCCTTTCTCTCCACCAAATCTCCAACTCTTTATATCCCAAATATTCATTTTTGCAATTTTTGCAGCTTCTATTATGAGATTTCTTAAGAAGAATTCATCATCGAGAAGAGATGGTTCGCAGCCATAGAGATTTGCGTATATATGTTTCCCTATTACACAATTAATATACGCCTTAGCCACTTTTGCTTCGAGATCCTCCTAATTTTATATTTCTAAATTTTGTGCAAAAAACTACTAGTATTTAAAGCTAACTATTGAAATATACAAATTATTTAGTTTGTGCTGTACTTAAGATTCTACGTTTATAATTTCTTCTATTTCTATGAATTGGTCTAAGACCTTTTCTCTCTTTAGCAGGAATTTTTGGAGTTTGTGATCTTACTTTTCCTGCTTTCGTAAGTGAACCATGTGATGGCATTCTTTCACCAAAAGAATAGAATAAAAAATAATTTAAAAAATTTACTGTCTTTTTAAAATTTTCATTATAATATCCAAAGGAGCGTCTGTTTTAAAACCTTTTGGATTAAAATGAGTTCTACTTGCTTTAAATCCAGCTTCTTTTAATTTTTCAATAATAAAAGAAATAGGAGGGGGAGATATTTTTATTCTACTACAAATTTTATCAACAAGAAAATAAGTAATAGGCATTTCACTTTCTTCAAGAAGTAAGTTTATTAATTTTTTAATTCTCTTATGTGTATTAAATTCTAAAATATTTTGATTATTCATTGAAATTAAAAATTCTTTATTAATAAGTTTTCCAAGCCATAAAGGTCCAGCTCTTTTTACTTCAAATGAACAATATGGACACTCATTTATAATACGTTCATTTAATAAAGCTGAATCTCTCCAACCACATTTTTCACAATAAAATATATATCCCAAAAAAGAGGCAGAGTTATCTGCTTTCTTAGCACTTAAATCAAGCTTAACATATGCTCTAAAGTAGTGATCTACACTATAAGAAAGTATTACATCAATTCCAAAGTCATGCTTAATAGATGCTTGAACAATGCTTCCTAAAAGAATTCTTAAACCAATTTCATGACAAAAATCAGTTTTAATAGATATAGCACCATATTTTCTAAAACATGCTTTTTGATAAACTCCACAAAGTGGAGCTGTGTCAGTTGCAGTTACTGCTAATATGCCCCCATTTTTAATTGCTTTAATTGATGCATCTAAAAAATTAATTGGAGATCCAAATGGATCTAAATCTATAAAATCAAATCTTTCATTATGTTTTGAATGTTCAATTAATAGTAAATTTGCATCCTTACATTCAATTTTTACAATATTTTCAAGATTATTAATTTTTACATTTTGAACAATAATTGGAATTGCGAATTTATTTAAATCATTAACAATGCAATTACTTACTCCTTTAACTTCTTTTGCATATCTTATTCCTCTAGCACCAACTCCTGCTAATGGATCGCATATAATTAAATCATTTTTCTTATTTGAAATTTCTCTTAATACCATAACACCAATATCTCTACTAAATTCCATTTTTGGATTATAAAAAACAATTGCCCTTGATGGATCATAACTACCTTTTCTAGCATATTCAGAAAAATCTGGAACTATAAGTGTAGTAATACCTTCTTTTACTTGAATTAATCGCAATTAATTTCTCCCCATGAAATAATTTGCAATTTCTTTAGCTATATGTATTCTATTAATCTCATTTACTTCAAAAAATCTAATATTAGGAAATTCAATAGAAAAATTTTTAACTAAAGATTTATGAATAATTGCTATTATTGATTTATTACTTTTCAAGATGTCCATTATAAGTTCATAAAATTTTTTACTCTTTAATTCCATTGGTCCTATCTCATCAATTACTGTTAAATCTAATTCTTCTATTGACTTCTTAATTGCAGGAATTGCTATTTTTTCTAAATCTTCTAAATTAACATAATATTTTCCAACCATTGGACCTTTAAAAAAATCCATAGAGGCTAAAATTCCTTTATTATTTGAAGCTATATCAATTATCTCAAATCCAATTCTTTTTCCATTTTTTCTAATTTCTGGACAAGTTATTCCTCCAATTTTAAAACCATTATTTTTTAGAATAGTTATAACTTCTTTTAATACTGTGGATTTTCCTACACCAGGCCGTCCAGTAATAAAAACTTTTTTCATCAATTTAAATAAAAATTCTCACTTTAATAATTTTATCTAGGAGGAAGATTTAATAGAAAAATTAGAAATTTTATAGAAAAATTTCCTAATGGTGATTCAAACGAAATTAATAGCTGGAATAGACGAAGCTGGAAGGGGACCAGTAATAGGGCCAATGGTAGTTGCTGGTATTGCTATATATGAAAAAGATGAGGCAAATCTTTTAGAATTAGGAGTAAAAGATTCTAAAAAATTAAGTTATAAAAAAAGAGAAGAACTTTATGAAAAAATAATAAAGATAGTGAAATATCATATAGAAGTTATTGATGCTGAAACTATTGATAAAGAAAGAAAAAAGAAAAATTTAAATGATATTGAAATTGATTTAATAATAAAAATTATTAATAAATTAAAGCCAGATGTTGTCCAAATTGGAAGTCCTGATATAAATATAAAAAATTTTGTAAATAAAATAATAATGAAGGTAAAGAATATTCAAATAATTTCAGTTCATCATGCAGAAAGTATTTTTCCCACAGTAGCAGC
Coding sequences within it:
- a CDS encoding proton-conducting transporter membrane subunit — encoded protein: MMELVSNLWSIPLIVIIPLITAVIVNAIYDKEVIKYISIASALITLGISIISPYGYHWFTGHPAFDPNTFTFTFDPGIPAFRLSLEFVYGPIQQIMIVISSLILVFCVILATVGLTKRQGPYMATIFLLFASAAIIIMANDLYHLWIAVEIGSLIVVGVVVASGTSISHKAALKYAFFSAISGAGLAVALALLLGITGFANVSDIIRIMNTVGISGMEKILYISFGFFILAWMYAGGLAPIHPLKSEVYGASYPHATAVLQAQSKLMLVAIGIIMLRIFGTLPFIKEVMIFLSVITMILGVVLALIQIDFRWIIAYLIISHSGLVTLGIALGTKDGIIGGVFQAVNDIIYMSVLLFCCEALYYFGGATSTKNSFGIARKSPWLCAAVLLGAFAAAGMPPFNGFQSEIILIQASLNSGLPEIAVIILMVSITTLIALLRAIYRIFLKPPEVEVLEAKIPKAINFGIWFFIILTIIIGVYPDIALRFIIPAVEGGFLP
- a CDS encoding cation:proton antiporter subunit C; translated protein: MIEVTIQLLGFIAAALLIVIGIAGMVFLDNMIKKIIAFTLLSDGVNLLLVAIGYIEGGVVPILLPGMSITEFAMRAALVFPIGIVLTNIVIGVSTTAILVALVIMLYRRYGTLKASVILKGERR
- a CDS encoding DUF4040 domain-containing protein, encoding MIELSSSFIIMGYVIVIAITVGAIAALLQKDLIRAAFLSGAESIALAFFFQALLAPDLGLTQAIVGTVLLPGIIILGIFKTRRTEEE
- a CDS encoding monovalent cation/H(+) antiporter subunit G; the encoded protein is MIEEIFVLIYALIIITFVGLNIRKGSFIIEPAKLLLVVIILSVIATFMLYLKGIDIYLAIKSIAKILAGGIMFAGTLPMILAGIGLFRFGDEFGPNIFYVRNHITGVIDTVASFVMIFAGLLIFRLDLVAVGFFFFVLIPFCGNALANAYYYSYQRRLRE
- a CDS encoding monovalent cation/H+ antiporter complex subunit F; the encoded protein is MIDVLTIADLTFFWGAFIFMIATAFAGLCAIRLALKGETVTSLMGVSALTTTAGVSLYLIQILFEIEFARDTAIALLVLGAVGTIIFARLFRMEEGE
- a CDS encoding Na+/H+ antiporter subunit E, producing the protein MAFLWGVRFWLRLIREIMASIIDVCKRCWNGDIDPAIQEIDSVLAKPLSQTMLANSVTYTPGTVTIDVDVPKKLLYVGVINPRKREEIIPLEPYIERWIEK
- a CDS encoding endonuclease Q family protein — translated: MKIITDFHIHSPYSRASSENMNLENLDKFAMIKGINVLGTGDFTHPKWREKLRNLIEENGLYSIKGGVTKFIISGEVCTNFEYNGKIRRIHHLILLPSIDIADELSKRLSKYGDLSIDGRPNLSMSGAELVEEVVEFGEDCLVIPAHIWTPWFSLFGDKGGVDKIEECYEDQTPHIYALETGLSSDPPMNWRVSALDSFTLVSNSDSHSPLRIGREANIIEVRELSYKEIVNAIMFHKEKVITIEVDPAYGKYHWTGHRKCGISMSPKDSIKIKGICPICGKKMTRGVAERVEELADRTENELPENRQKFIRLLPLNDLIATLINKDSLSNEVQRIYFGIIEKFSNELKVLLEVPKEELEKICGKELTKLILMNRENKITIIPGYDGLYGKIKLQEVEIKKPKTLEDYMKGDENAQ
- the proS gene encoding proline--tRNA ligase, which produces MKMPSRDQWSSNFSEWFHKVIFEVPIYDTRYPVKGTGIWMPYGFKIRKEVLEIIREELLKTGHEEVLFPTLIPEYMLKKEGEHIRNFEGQVFWITHGGTTPLDVKLALRPTSETSMYPMFQLWIKGYSDLPIKIFQIVNVFRYETKATKPMIRVREITTFKEAHTVHATKEEAENQVKEGVEIYKRIFERLGIPFIISIRPKWDKFPGAEYSIAFDTIMPDGKVLQIGTVHFLGQGFAKAFDIKYMNIEGNYEYVWQTCYGISERVIAALLAIHGDDHGLVLPSNVAPIQIVIIPIIYKGKEEEIIKTCREIKSILDNEGLRVIIDENREETPGSKYFKWELRGVPIRIEIGPRDVEKSTVVLVRRDTLEKIIVEREKIIEEVKSLLKVIDSNLKERGRKWLNEHIFKENDIKKAINLLDNKGGIIEIPWCGSDSCGQEIEMKMDARILGTPYDSKEIPKCTCANCGLNAINWVRIAKSY
- the speD gene encoding adenosylmethionine decarboxylase yields the protein MAKAYINCVIGKHIYANLYGCEPSLLDDEFFLRNLIIEAAKIAKMNIWDIKSWRFGGEKGGVSAIALILESHIAIHTWKEFNYATVDIFTCGEKSDPELAFNYIVSKINPKRITKGFVDRSGLTL
- a CDS encoding 30S ribosomal protein S30e; this encodes MPSHGSLTKAGKVRSQTPKIPAKERKGLRPIHRNRRNYKRRILSTAQTK
- a CDS encoding tRNA (guanine(10)-N(2))-dimethyltransferase, which produces MRLIQVKEGITTLIVPDFSEYARKGSYDPSRAIVFYNPKMEFSRDIGVMVLREISNKKNDLIICDPLAGVGARGIRYAKEVKGVSNCIVNDLNKFAIPIIVQNVKINNLENIVKIECKDANLLLIEHSKHNERFDFIDLDPFGSPINFLDASIKAIKNGGILAVTATDTAPLCGVYQKACFRKYGAISIKTDFCHEIGLRILLGSIVQASIKHDFGIDVILSYSVDHYFRAYVKLDLSAKKADNSASFLGYIFYCEKCGWRDSALLNERIINECPYCSFEVKRAGPLWLGKLINKEFLISMNNQNILEFNTHKRIKKLINLLLEESEMPITYFLVDKICSRIKISPPPISFIIEKLKEAGFKASRTHFNPKGFKTDAPLDIIMKILKRQ
- a CDS encoding NTPase encodes the protein MKKVFITGRPGVGKSTVLKEVITILKNNGFKIGGITCPEIRKNGKRIGFEIIDIASNNKGILASMDFFKGPMVGKYYVNLEDLEKIAIPAIKKSIEELDLTVIDEIGPMELKSKKFYELIMDILKSNKSIIAIIHKSLVKNFSIEFPNIRFFEVNEINRIHIAKEIANYFMGRN
- the rnhB gene encoding ribonuclease HII, coding for MVIQTKLIAGIDEAGRGPVIGPMVVAGIAIYEKDEANLLELGVKDSKKLSYKKREELYEKIIKIVKYHIEVIDAETIDKERKKKNLNDIEIDLIIKIINKLKPDVVQIGSPDINIKNFVNKIIMKVKNIQIISVHHAESIFPTVAAASILAKVTRDRIIENLKKIYGDFGSGYPSDPKTKDFILNAVKKGEIPNIIRKSWKTYINLI